The Fictibacillus arsenicus genome contains a region encoding:
- a CDS encoding RecQ family ATP-dependent DNA helicase, translating to MQLETALKQYYGFNNFRPGQKEIVEDILSGHDVLGMLPTGTGKTLIYQLGAVLLKGRALIVSPLVSLMQDQVDQFKQAGFKRTVALNSFLDHSDKRSVLHHLKDYQFVFVSPEILQNKYVRSALLSIDWSLFVVDEAHCISQWGHEFRPHYLDLAIIKKELGNPVCLALTATATVKVQEDIRNYLEMRDAKVHIHSMNRPNISIFVESFSQIEKKQDRAIDLINDLQGPGILYTNTRKGAEQLVSVLHERGMQDVSYYHGGMEQDERLLVQKQFLNSQLQLIVCTNAFGMGINKPDIRYVIHYHAPANVEGYVQEIGRAGRDMQPSAAILLYHPSDLEVPFHFIEHELPDDNQIDYILSDYEALAEHTLFERLQLAGISETGQRFMEYHLNNAGVLFEKCVPEEKRELLKKILKKKIEERKREKLKSLRMIEKWIMDEGCKRNMLLKYFGEEEIAAMDECCSGCQGELVRFYGKQEKEINTYHEWEDELKRLFRQEV from the coding sequence ATGCAGTTGGAAACGGCACTTAAACAGTATTACGGATTTAATAATTTCAGACCGGGACAAAAAGAAATAGTAGAAGATATTCTTTCAGGTCATGATGTACTAGGCATGCTTCCTACTGGGACGGGGAAAACACTGATCTATCAATTGGGAGCCGTTTTATTGAAAGGAAGAGCTTTAATCGTTTCTCCGTTAGTATCTCTTATGCAGGACCAAGTTGATCAATTCAAACAGGCTGGCTTTAAGAGAACGGTGGCGTTAAACAGTTTCTTAGATCATTCAGATAAACGATCGGTTTTGCATCACTTAAAAGATTACCAGTTTGTCTTTGTAAGCCCTGAGATCTTGCAGAATAAATATGTACGATCTGCTTTACTATCGATCGACTGGTCGCTCTTTGTAGTAGATGAAGCACATTGTATTTCACAATGGGGACATGAATTTCGCCCGCATTATTTGGATTTAGCAATTATTAAGAAAGAGCTCGGAAACCCTGTATGTCTTGCATTAACAGCAACAGCTACAGTAAAAGTGCAAGAAGACATTCGGAATTATTTAGAAATGAGAGATGCGAAAGTTCATATACATAGTATGAATCGGCCAAATATCTCTATTTTTGTTGAGTCCTTTTCTCAAATAGAGAAAAAACAAGACAGAGCAATTGATTTAATAAATGATTTACAAGGTCCGGGAATTCTTTATACAAATACGAGAAAAGGTGCTGAACAGCTTGTCTCTGTTCTTCATGAAAGGGGGATGCAAGATGTATCCTATTATCATGGAGGTATGGAACAGGATGAGAGACTGCTAGTTCAAAAGCAATTCCTTAATTCGCAGCTGCAGCTGATCGTATGCACAAATGCATTTGGAATGGGCATAAATAAGCCTGATATCAGGTATGTAATTCATTATCATGCACCAGCAAATGTAGAAGGATATGTTCAGGAAATTGGACGTGCCGGACGGGATATGCAGCCGTCAGCAGCGATTCTTCTTTATCATCCATCTGATTTAGAGGTTCCATTTCACTTTATTGAACATGAGCTGCCTGATGATAATCAAATAGATTACATTTTATCGGATTATGAAGCACTTGCCGAACATACCTTATTTGAGCGTTTGCAGTTAGCTGGTATATCTGAAACTGGCCAAAGATTTATGGAATACCACCTAAACAATGCAGGAGTACTTTTTGAAAAGTGTGTTCCAGAAGAGAAAAGGGAATTATTGAAAAAAATACTTAAGAAAAAAATAGAGGAAAGAAAAAGAGAAAAGTTAAAATCCTTAAGAATGATTGAAAAGTGGATTATGGATGAAGGCTGTAAACGAAATATGCTGCTGAAATATTTCGGTGAAGAAGAAATAGCAGCCATGGATGAATGCTGCAGCGGCTGTCAAGGTGAACTGGTCCGTTTTTACGGAAAACAAGAAAAAGAAATAAATACTTATCACGAATGGGAAGATGAACTTAAACGGTTATTTAGACAGGAAGTGTAA
- a CDS encoding helix-turn-helix domain-containing protein: MDICNAIILDMLQKVDGSRKCSGIYYILTGKKTSQSLSDSQWFEIEQYYASLKGLTLDDFNSIIDELYKDELIKLKEDNVFFVTKKGVEFLGEIKDRYLFIEKLNGLKYASIEHKCWQVITLFVQSLSNSLYNNFDFSPVIRDREAVEKVKILFPRSEQQRMQIASHLYKELNIVLQTCDTEGAEIFVKKLSGYKRVGNTFEQSAREWGLTRIETVLRFRSVLHQIFKSMREQPEMYPVLSSLIRDFIAVPALTKSALQTYHLLQKEKDIQEIMKIRNLKLSTMEDHLVEIAREIPEFSIYPYISEEDKERVILFYNKTRENKLRPIKEAFPHLTYLQIRLVLAKEGGKHAVGNGT; the protein is encoded by the coding sequence ATGGATATTTGCAATGCCATAATATTGGACATGCTGCAAAAAGTAGATGGCAGCAGAAAATGCTCAGGTATTTACTACATATTAACTGGAAAGAAAACATCACAGTCATTGTCAGATAGTCAATGGTTTGAGATAGAACAATATTATGCATCGTTAAAAGGGTTAACGTTAGATGATTTTAACTCAATCATAGATGAGCTATATAAGGATGAACTGATTAAGCTTAAAGAAGACAATGTCTTTTTTGTAACTAAAAAAGGAGTAGAGTTCCTCGGGGAGATCAAGGACCGCTATTTATTCATAGAAAAGCTAAATGGTCTAAAATACGCTTCGATCGAACATAAATGCTGGCAGGTCATTACATTATTTGTGCAGTCCCTGTCAAACTCGCTTTATAATAACTTTGATTTTTCTCCGGTTATAAGAGACCGGGAAGCTGTTGAAAAAGTAAAAATCCTTTTTCCTAGATCTGAACAGCAAAGAATGCAAATTGCATCCCATTTATACAAAGAACTAAATATCGTGTTGCAAACATGCGATACCGAGGGTGCTGAAATTTTTGTTAAAAAATTGTCAGGCTACAAACGTGTTGGAAATACATTTGAACAGTCTGCCAGAGAGTGGGGATTAACAAGAATTGAAACGGTACTTCGGTTTCGTTCAGTACTCCATCAAATTTTCAAATCCATGAGAGAGCAGCCAGAGATGTATCCTGTATTAAGTTCACTTATAAGGGATTTTATTGCTGTACCCGCCTTAACCAAATCTGCACTGCAGACTTATCATCTGCTGCAAAAAGAAAAAGACATACAAGAAATTATGAAAATCAGAAACTTGAAATTGAGTACAATGGAAGATCACCTCGTAGAAATCGCTCGGGAGATCCCCGAATTTTCGATTTATCCTTACATAAGCGAGGAAGATAAAGAAAGAGTTATCCTTTTTTATAATAAAACAAGAGAAAATAAACTCAGGCCGATTAAAGAAGCATTTCCGCATTTAACATATTTGCAAATACGGCTTGTTCTGGCAAAAGAGGGTGGGAAACATGCAGTTGGAAACGGCACTTAA
- a CDS encoding ferredoxin, with translation MPKYTIVDKETCIACGACGAAAPDIYDYDDEGIAFVTLDENQGIVEIPDVLLEDMQDAFEGCPTDSIKVADEPFDGDALKYE, from the coding sequence ATGCCAAAGTATACGATTGTTGACAAAGAAACTTGTATCGCATGTGGAGCATGCGGAGCTGCAGCACCTGACATTTACGATTATGACGATGAAGGAATTGCATTTGTAACTCTAGACGAGAACCAAGGAATCGTTGAAATTCCAGACGTATTGTTAGAAGATATGCAAGACGCTTTTGAAGGCTGCCCGACTGATTCAATTAAGGTTGCAGATGAGCCTTTTGATGGCGATGCATTAAAATACGAATAG
- the serA gene encoding phosphoglycerate dehydrogenase codes for MTATVLVCDGITSDGIEPLVRLEGIELIFGKIDDIEDPEMIEGIMVRSATKITESVLERFSGLKIIARAGVGVDNIDLTAATKKGVLVVNAPEGNTISTAEHTWAMMMSLVRNIPQANQSVKIGEWDRKKYTGQELYQKTLGIIGMGRIGSELAKRAKSFSMNVLVFDPYFSLEKQKELSVTSVDLDTLIQQSDIITVHTPLTKDTRKLLNHDNLKNTKKGAYLLNCARGGIIDEEALLHYLNTGHLSGCALDVFEQEPPINRSLIEHPNVIVTPHIAASTIQAQKNVAYMASDEIKSFILNKPLKHAVNFPSLSKDTYEKLIAYYDFSHVLGSFTTQFFKEPVTEISIGYGGSLSETDTTSLTRSFLCGFLKTRLGRPVNDVNSMVAANERGIVVGEKRGTDDYGYPNIIHVKVTGQNHTFTLSATLVKGFGGRIIQLNGYTVDFVPQGSLLYIEHRDTPGIIGKVGAFLGERKINIATMHVGRKSAGGEAMMVLTFDSQLPEEIQKELVNIEDLLVCKPLDL; via the coding sequence GTGACAGCAACCGTATTAGTTTGTGATGGCATTACAAGTGATGGGATCGAACCTTTAGTAAGACTCGAAGGTATAGAACTCATCTTCGGAAAGATTGATGATATCGAAGATCCCGAAATGATTGAGGGAATAATGGTAAGAAGTGCTACTAAAATTACCGAATCTGTTCTAGAAAGATTTTCAGGATTAAAAATTATTGCCCGTGCTGGTGTTGGTGTAGATAACATCGACCTTACCGCAGCGACCAAAAAAGGGGTTCTGGTTGTTAATGCTCCTGAAGGCAATACGATTTCAACTGCTGAACATACATGGGCAATGATGATGTCCCTTGTACGTAATATCCCTCAAGCTAACCAATCTGTTAAGATAGGTGAATGGGATAGAAAAAAATATACCGGCCAGGAACTTTATCAAAAAACTCTTGGAATTATCGGTATGGGCCGCATCGGTTCTGAACTTGCAAAACGTGCTAAAAGTTTTTCCATGAACGTTCTTGTTTTCGATCCTTATTTTTCATTGGAAAAACAAAAAGAATTATCAGTTACTTCTGTTGATCTTGATACACTCATTCAACAAAGTGATATTATTACTGTTCATACCCCGCTTACAAAAGATACTCGCAAACTGTTAAATCACGACAACCTGAAAAACACTAAAAAAGGCGCATATCTCCTCAACTGTGCCCGTGGAGGCATCATTGATGAAGAAGCTCTCTTGCATTATTTGAACACTGGCCACCTATCGGGCTGTGCTCTAGATGTATTTGAACAAGAGCCTCCAATTAACCGTTCATTGATTGAACATCCTAATGTTATCGTCACTCCCCATATAGCCGCTTCAACCATACAGGCTCAAAAAAATGTAGCTTATATGGCAAGCGATGAGATTAAGTCGTTTATATTAAACAAGCCTTTAAAACATGCTGTTAACTTCCCGTCATTATCTAAAGACACTTATGAAAAACTTATCGCATATTATGACTTCTCACATGTACTCGGGTCGTTTACCACACAATTTTTCAAAGAGCCAGTCACCGAAATTTCCATCGGATATGGCGGGTCACTCTCTGAAACAGATACGACATCATTGACCAGAAGCTTTCTTTGCGGGTTCTTAAAAACGAGACTCGGCAGACCTGTCAACGATGTTAACAGTATGGTGGCTGCCAACGAACGCGGAATTGTAGTAGGAGAAAAACGAGGTACAGATGACTACGGATACCCAAACATTATTCATGTTAAAGTAACCGGACAAAATCACACATTCACTTTATCTGCAACTTTGGTTAAAGGGTTTGGCGGACGCATTATACAATTGAATGGGTACACAGTAGATTTTGTTCCACAAGGATCTCTTTTATATATTGAACATCGTGATACACCTGGAATTATAGGAAAAGTAGGTGCCTTTTTAGGGGAACGGAAAATAAATATCGCGACGATGCACGTAGGAAGAAAATCAGCTGGCGGTGAAGCTATGATGGTATTAACATTCGATTCACAGCTGCCTGAAGAGATTCAAAAAGAACTAGTCAACATTGAGGATCTGCTCGTTTGCAAACCTCTCGACCTTTAA
- a CDS encoding histidinol-phosphatase: protein MLTDYHAHLEKGTLTIDYLTKFVETAKQKGIEEFGISEHAYHFYETKNIVSKPWMEERRYYAMDDYVNLFKKAEKLDLDVRMSIEMDYTPCRHEEMESFISSYPFDYVIGSVHWVDDFGIDLAEFRKEWDRRDLYETYRAYYDQIITLAQSNLFDIVGHIDLVKIFNHVPKDEEFLMEQYERVTDALKNSKTCVEISSAGLRKPVGRLYPEPELLSLCYKKGIPIVLSSDAHEPHQVGENYEASIELAKKTGYTTLMTFKDGERKEVELG, encoded by the coding sequence ATGCTGACAGATTACCATGCTCATCTCGAAAAAGGAACATTAACGATTGATTACTTAACGAAATTTGTGGAGACAGCAAAACAAAAAGGAATCGAAGAATTTGGGATATCTGAACACGCTTATCATTTTTATGAAACGAAAAACATTGTTTCTAAACCTTGGATGGAAGAAAGACGCTATTATGCGATGGACGACTATGTAAATCTGTTTAAGAAAGCAGAAAAGTTAGATCTAGACGTAAGAATGTCTATTGAAATGGATTATACCCCATGCCGCCACGAAGAGATGGAATCCTTCATTTCATCTTATCCCTTTGATTACGTGATTGGCTCTGTTCACTGGGTTGACGATTTTGGAATCGATCTTGCTGAATTCAGAAAAGAATGGGATCGAAGGGATCTGTACGAAACATATAGAGCCTATTACGATCAAATCATAACACTGGCACAATCAAATCTTTTTGATATTGTAGGACATATTGACTTGGTGAAAATTTTTAATCATGTTCCAAAAGACGAGGAATTTTTAATGGAGCAGTATGAGAGGGTAACAGACGCTTTGAAAAATTCAAAAACATGTGTGGAAATTTCTTCAGCGGGTTTACGTAAGCCCGTCGGGAGATTATACCCTGAACCCGAGCTGCTTTCACTATGCTATAAAAAGGGTATTCCTATCGTTTTATCTTCTGATGCCCATGAACCTCATCAAGTAGGGGAAAACTATGAAGCTTCTATCGAGCTTGCAAAAAAGACAGGATATACAACACTGATGACTTTTAAAGACGGTGAACGAAAAGAAGTTGAATTAGGATAA
- a CDS encoding ECF transporter S component, whose product MNLTSTSMNKLTIRRITIIALLAAILTVGRIAFAMIPNVQPNTTILILASFVLGPVQGLILAILSTLTTNLFLGHGLWSFGQMIAWGIIAVLSGLLEKYRHRMPWWVMSLYASFCGFLFGFIMSVIMGGVITQKFWPYYLAGLPFDVNHAIGNAVFFVVLYKPLLYIMEKQLNNNINKTAAY is encoded by the coding sequence TTGAATTTGACTTCCACAAGTATGAATAAACTGACGATCAGAAGGATTACGATCATTGCTTTGCTTGCAGCGATCTTAACTGTAGGACGCATCGCCTTTGCAATGATTCCAAACGTTCAGCCAAACACAACGATTCTAATATTAGCATCATTTGTACTTGGACCTGTTCAAGGGCTTATTTTAGCTATATTAAGCACTTTAACAACAAACTTATTTTTAGGTCACGGCCTATGGTCATTCGGACAGATGATCGCTTGGGGGATTATCGCAGTTTTAAGCGGTCTCCTCGAAAAATACCGTCATAGAATGCCATGGTGGGTCATGAGCTTATATGCAAGCTTCTGCGGCTTTTTGTTCGGTTTCATAATGTCGGTAATAATGGGCGGGGTCATTACACAAAAATTCTGGCCTTATTATCTGGCAGGTCTTCCATTTGATGTGAACCATGCGATTGGAAATGCGGTATTCTTTGTAGTGCTATACAAACCTCTCCTATATATTATGGAGAAGCAGCTTAACAACAATATTAACAAAACAGCCGCCTATTAA
- a CDS encoding DUF4430 domain-containing protein, giving the protein MMKKLILVFAALMMLMAGCGTSETKKASDQPKTEENKKEQVTVQITKDNGKEKVAEKKVAITEETTIMDVMKDNFKIETQFDDSFISSIEGIAGSEQDKTSWFFSVNGEEAMKGAKEITLKPGDTVEFDFHKYE; this is encoded by the coding sequence ATGATGAAAAAACTTATTTTAGTATTTGCAGCATTGATGATGTTAATGGCTGGGTGTGGAACATCTGAGACAAAGAAGGCTTCTGATCAGCCAAAAACTGAAGAAAACAAAAAAGAACAAGTAACCGTCCAGATTACAAAAGATAACGGCAAAGAGAAAGTTGCAGAAAAGAAAGTAGCAATTACGGAAGAAACTACAATCATGGATGTTATGAAGGATAACTTTAAGATCGAAACTCAGTTTGATGATTCTTTTATCAGCAGTATTGAAGGGATTGCCGGAAGCGAACAGGATAAAACATCATGGTTCTTTTCTGTTAATGGTGAAGAAGCAATGAAAGGTGCAAAAGAAATCACATTGAAACCTGGTGATACCGTTGAATTTGACTTCCACAAGTATGAATAA